A genomic segment from Tachysurus fulvidraco isolate hzauxx_2018 chromosome 21, HZAU_PFXX_2.0, whole genome shotgun sequence encodes:
- the mrps18c gene encoding 28S ribosomal protein S18c, mitochondrial, protein MLALSHYRVVQAALSKHGILSNISAKCFQSLSTIQQENKLNDMPIKMENPYKQPQKGCILCSVTVDYKNIQLLSQFISPHTGRIYGRHITGLCGRKQREVTKAIKRARSMGFMSVTLKDPQFIKDPNVCDIRHME, encoded by the exons ATGCTTGCCCTTTCACATTATCGAGTGGTCCAGGCAGCTCTGTCAAAACATGGAATTTTGTCAAACATTTCag CAAAATGTTTCCAAAGTCTGTCCACCATTCAACAAGAGAACAAATTAAATGATATG CCCATTAAAATGGAAAACCCATATAAACAACCACAGAAAGGCTGTATCCTGTGCAGCGTGACAGTGGATTATAAAAACATCCAG TTGTTGTCGCAGTTCATCTCGCCACACACGGGCAGAATATATGGCCGGCACATCACAG GTTTGTGTGGTCGCAAACAGAGAGAGGTGACAAAAGCAATCAAGAGAGCTCGCTCAATGG GTTTCATGTCAGTAACACTGAAAGATCCACAGTTTATCAAAGACCCCAACGTTTGTGACATCCGACACATGGAGTAG
- the LOC113638582 gene encoding uncharacterized protein LOC113638582, producing the protein MALRTFVRNLQSWTVGEIACAAGLVAFSAGAGYCIYRSLRRERAPPHHTQPCHEPVEVLRESFDTPSVLQVVEPILQLLPTEHQGGPSTVILLLDAGELSSACCEVQFMSADASSSQSEPVDINRDGLETIETHHSTHKVVEPHFNLLPNEQQEDPSPVFLPLDAGELISGCRNIQFLSTDTSISQSESVNIRTYLLWMIRGPVSRLCWFTTTKTQSLNHMGFPYYTSIEDCFTGIQVESGRVTEFISCNRVENDFIVPIYYVQTIKQVTCTYLFVGKDGQMDTSSWEKEEVHFPYGESDESLNPEEMEVPFICCHLSDRGVTDVGLKLPALREAFATLLASIHNQNFLFLVGKKIVMRLAAANIQDVVGVKLAYEALIKFLRTPSYQDSIAAEISSFVPHYNFLDVFFEMILFRHFISGSTLETFKGGFVERLLELISMWDVDVWEPAAERYFRVLVDHLTQLAEVLFSQPLELYSDPAALATTVQHLIKEHVQQMMNILEKL; encoded by the exons ATGGCTCTAAGAACATTTGTACGGAATCTGCAGAGCTGGACTGTAGGTGAGATCGCTTGTGCTGCGGGTCTCGTCGCTTTCTCCGCCGGTGCGGGTTACTGCATTTACCGCAGCCTACGGAGAGAAAGAGCTCCTCCGCACCACACGCAGCCTTGTCACG AGCCTGTGGAGGTGCTGAGAGAATCATTTGACACTCCTTCTGTACTCCAG gtcgTTGAGCCAATTCTGCAGCTGCTGCCCACCGAACATCAAGGCGGACCTTCAACCGTCATTTTG CTGCTCGATGCTGGTGAACTGAGCAGCGCTTGCTGCGAAGTTCAGTTCATGTCTGCAGACGCCTCATCCTCCCAGTCTGAG CCAGTGGACATCAATAGAGACGGGCTCGAAACCATAGAGACGCACCACTCGACTCACAAA GTTGTTGAGCCACATTTTAATTTGCTGCCCAACGAACAACAAGAAGACCCATCACCTGTTTTTCTG CCACTCGATGCTGGTGAGCTGATCAGTGGCTGCCGAAATATTCAGTTCCTCTCTACAGACACTTCCATCTCCCAGTCTGAG TCAGTGAACATCAGGACATACCTCTTGTGGATGATAAGGGGCCCAGTGAGTCGTCTTTGCTGGtttacaaccacaaagacaCAATCCCTCAATCACATG GGATTCCCTTATTATACCAGCATAGAGGACTGTTTCACTGGCATACAG GTTGAATCTGGGAGGGTTACAGAATTTATTTCCTGTAACCGAGTGGAGAACGACTTCATCGTGCCAATTTATTATGTG CAAACCATTAAACAGGTGACCTGCACATACCTGTTTGTGGGTAAAGATGGGCAAATGGACACCTCCTCTTGGGAGAAGGAAGAGGTTCACTTTCCTTACGGG GAGAGTGATGAGAGCCTTAACCCTGAGGAGATGGAGGTGCCCTTTATTTG CTGCCATCTTTCAGACAGAGGGGTTACTGATGTCGGCCTGAAGCTGCCCGCTCTCCGTGAAGCGTTCGCT ACTCTGCTTGCCAGCATCCACAACCAGAACTTCTTGTTCCTGGTTGGAAAGAAGATCGTCATGCGTCTGGCAGCGGCTAACATCCAG gATGTAGTTGGGGTGAAGTTGGCCTACGAGGCCTTGATTAAATTCCTGAGGACGCCTTCTTATCAGGATTCGATTGCAGCTGAGATCTCCTCCTTT GTCCCCCACTACAACttcctggatgttttttttgaGATGATTCTGTTCCGCCATTTCATAAGTGGCTCAACACTTGAGACA TTTAAGGGAGGATTCGTGGAGCGCCTTCTCGAGCTCATCAGCATGTGGGATGTGGACGTGTGGGAGCCTGCAGCAGAGCGGTACTTCAGAGTGCTTGTC GATCACCTAACACAGCTCGCTGAAGTACTGTTCTCTCAGCCTCTGGAGCTTTACAGTGACCCAGCAGCCTTAGCCACCACAGTTCAGCATCTCATCAAGGAGCACGTCCAGCAGATGATGAACATTTTGGAGAAGCTCTGA
- the helq gene encoding helicase POLQ-like isoform X1 has protein sequence MSRHAEVQSEIVIKRSSWSKKRSRDTGMRSDLTPAKKRLSAEHCKPAEDRNKELQIKIEDRVPEQCCSDSEDLFDGYDSIIADTSFLAKLEDFEQDQAPQTSKSSQNIDHLTDVVDNFHDSSLRDLPSSQLAFQQDEQNKSPPAHTGGTGNTPVPKKRCFDPISTDQNKPTGKARRSMADQLKRAMLENATSSNTISKAVLQKEAAVSEEISAAVQTIKYAPQEGDLGPFFGLPSKVKDLIKRLKRIEDLYEWQKVCLNLDSVIHRKNLIYSLPTSGGKTLVAEILIFKEILCRKKDALLILPYVSLVQEKVRGLSSFGIELDFLVEEYAGSKGKFPPVKRRSRNSLYIATIEKGHSLVNSLIETSRLDNIGLVVVDELHMLGDGSRGAILEMTLAKLLYISKSTQIIGMSATLGNVADLLSFLKAENYTNDFRPVQLKEYVKLRDSIYEIDPKEEHCFCFSRVLNFKYSSGMQKLDPDHIIALVTEVIPQQSCLIFCATKKNCENIAGMICKYLNKDFLKHREEEKATLLSELRNSGNGALCPVLQKTVPFGLAYHHSGLTSDERKLLEEAYSSGVLCLLACTSTLAAGINLPARRVILRSPYVGADFLKRSQYKQMVGRAGRAGIDSMGESIVILQDKDKERVKELVCAPVENCYSNLLHDGSHGLLSLILSLIGLEITCTVEQVLEFMSRTLLSIQETRLCLQKSLSKLTVESIEILNQKGLITMASHEQSVLRVTKLGRATYKGSVDLRYSDILYRDLSKGLEGLLLNSFLHLVYLVTPYDMVSQIKPEWMIYFSQLTKLSAAEQKMAATIGVPESFLVRKAAGQSVRKSIDPAVVNRLYLALVLYSLLNETNVWNVSDRFQLTRGLIQTLVSSASAFCSCVLHFTEELEEFWAYKALLTELTRRLTYCVQAELIPLMEVTGVMEFRAKQLYNAGYKSLAHLANADPNVLVKTVENLFKRQANQIVASAKMLLQEKAEALQEEVDELLMFPPDLPSA, from the exons ATGAGTCGACACGCAGAGGTTCAAAGTGAAATAGTTATAAAACGCAGCTCATGGTCCAAAAAGAGATCCAGAGATACAGGAATGCGGAGCGATTTAACTCCGGCTAAGAAGCGGCTCAGTGCAGAACATTGTAAACCAGCCGAAGATAGAAATAAAGAACTACAGATCAAGATAGAAGACAGAGTCCCAGAGCAG TGCTGCAGTGACAGTGAAGATCTCTTTGATGGCTATGACAGCATTATCGCTGACACCTCCTTCCTCGCCAAGCTGGAAGATTTTGAACAGGATCAAGCACCACAAACCAGCAAAAGCTCACAGAACATCGATCATCTCACAGACGTCGtggacaatttccatgattcaTCACTGAGAGATTTACCGAGCTCTCAACTTGCATTTCAGCAAGATGAGCAAAATAAATCTCCCCCAGCCCACACAGGAGGAACCGGGAACACGCCTGTTCCCAAAAAGAGATGCTTCGATCCAATCTCCACTGATCAGAACAAACCCACAGGCAAGGCCAGGAGAAGCATGGCTGACCAGCTGAAAAGGGCCATGCTGGAAAACGCTACTTCTTCCAACACCATTTCAAAGGCTGTTCTGCAGAAAGAGGCAGCAGTGAGCGAAGAAATTAGTGCAGCCGTGCAGACTATCAAATATGCGCCCCAAGAAGGAGATTTGGGTCCTTTCTTTGGGCTTCCATCCAAAGTTAAGGATTTAATCAAGAGATTGAAGAGGATTGAGGACTTGTATG AGTGGCAGAAGGTGTGCCTGAATTTGGACTCAGTGATCCACAGAAAGAATTTGATCTACTCTCTTCCGACGAGTGGAGGGAAGACATTGGTGGCTGAGATTCTTATTTTCAAAGAGATTCTCTGTAGGAAGAAAGACGCTCTGCTGATATTACCATATGTATCCTTGGTGCAAGAAAag gtACGTGGATTGTCAAGTTTTGGTATTGAGCTGGACTTCTTGGTAGAGGAGTATGCTGGGAGTAAAGGGAAATTCCCTCCTGTGAAAAGACGAAGCAGGAATTCACTTTACATTGCTACAATAGAGAAAGGTCACAGCCTAGTGAACTCGCTCATTGAGACAAGCAGACTGGACAACATCGGCTTAGTGGTGGTGGATGAG CTCCACATGCTTGGAGACGGCAGCAGAGGAGCGATTCTCGAGATGACTCTGGCCAAATTACTCTACATCAGCA AAAGCACACAAATCATTGGAATGAGTGCAACTCTGGGCAACGTAGCAGATCTCCTGAGTTTCCTGAAGGCTGAGAACTACACCAATGACTTCAGGCCT GTCCAGCTTAAGGAGTATGTGAAACTGAGGGACAGTATATATGAAATCGATCCTAAAGAGGAGCACTGCTTCTGCTTCTCACGTGTGCTGAATTTTAAG tACTCCAGCGGGATGCAGAAGCTGGATCCGGACCACATTATTGCTCTGGTTACTGAAGTGATCCCTCAACAGTCCTGTTTAATATTCTGTGCCACCAAGAAGAACTGCGAAAACATAGCTGGTATGATCTGCAAGTATCTGAATAA AGACTTCCTCAAGcacagagaggaggagaaagcgACTCTGCTCTCCGAGCTGAGGAACAGTGGGAATGGTGCGTTGTGTCCCGTGCTGCAGAAGACCGTGCCCTTCGGCCTGGCGTACCACCACAGCGGTCTGACCAGTGATGAAAGGAAGCTGCTGGAGGAGGCCTACTCATCCGGAGTGCTCTGTCTCCTCGCCTGCACCTCCACCCTGGCTGCGGGCATCAATCTCCCTGCTCGCAG GGTGATCCTGCGCTCCCCATACGTGGGAGCAGACTTCTTAAAGAGGAGTCAGTACAAGCAGATGGTGGGAAGAGCAGGTCGTGCTGGGATTGATTCAATGGGTGAGAGCATCGTCATCCTGCAGGACAAAGACAAGGAGAGG gTCAAAGAGCTAGTGTGTGCACCAGTGGAAAACTGTTACAGCAACCTGTTACATGATGGGAGTCACGGCCTTCTAAGTCTCATTCTCTCCCTCATTGGCCTTGAA ATCACATGCACTGTGGAGCAGGTCCTGGAGTTCATGTCCAGGACTTTACTCAGCATCCAGGAAACTCGGCTTTGTCTGCAGAAGAGTCTTAGTAAGCTTACAGTGGAGTCTATAGAGATACTGAATCAAAAGGGGCTCATCACCATGGCTTCTCACGAGCAATCGGTGCTGCGTGTCACCAAACTTGGAAGAGCAACATATAAAG GCTCAGTAGATCTGAGATACTCGGACATCCTCTACAGAGACTTGTCTAAAGGTCTGGAGGGTCTGCTGCTGAACAGTTTTCTGCATTTGGTGTATCTGGTCACTCCATATGACATGGTTTCCCAGATCAAACCAGAATGGATGATCTACTTCAGCCAG ttaACAAAGCTGTCTGCCGCTGAACAGAAGATGGCAGCCACTATTGGTGTGCCTGAGAGCTTCCTCGTTCGGAAAGCAGCTGGACAGAGTGTGAGGAAG agtatAGACCCTGCAGTGGTGAACAGACTGTACCTGGCTCTGGTGCTTTATTCTCTGCTGAATGAGACGAATGTGTGGAACGTCTCAGACAGATTTCAGCTGACGCGAGGCCTCATTCAGACCCTCGTCAGTTCCGCCTCAGCCTTCTGCTCCTGTGTGCTGCATTTCACTGAG GAGCTGGAGGAGTTTTGGGCCTATAAAGCTCTTCTCACTGAGCTGACCCGCAGACTGACCTACTGTGTACAGGCTGAGCTCATTCCACTGATGGAGGTCACTGGAGTCATGGAG TTCCGTGCCAAGCAGCTGTATAATGCTGGGTATAAATCTCTGGCTCATCTGGCCAACGCTGACCCGAACGTGCTGGTGAAAACTGTGGAGAATCTTTTTAAGAGGCAAGCGAATCAGATTGTGGCCTCAGCAAAA ATGCTGTTACAGGAGAAGGCAGAAGCTCTGCAGGAGGAGGTTGACGAGCTGCTGATGTTCCCTCCTGACCTCCCGTCTGCCTAA
- the helq gene encoding helicase POLQ-like isoform X2, with translation MRLVLLHMLGDGSRGAILEMTLAKLLYISKSTQIIGMSATLGNVADLLSFLKAENYTNDFRPVQLKEYVKLRDSIYEIDPKEEHCFCFSRVLNFKYSSGMQKLDPDHIIALVTEVIPQQSCLIFCATKKNCENIAGMICKYLNKDFLKHREEEKATLLSELRNSGNGALCPVLQKTVPFGLAYHHSGLTSDERKLLEEAYSSGVLCLLACTSTLAAGINLPARRVILRSPYVGADFLKRSQYKQMVGRAGRAGIDSMGESIVILQDKDKERVKELVCAPVENCYSNLLHDGSHGLLSLILSLIGLEITCTVEQVLEFMSRTLLSIQETRLCLQKSLSKLTVESIEILNQKGLITMASHEQSVLRVTKLGRATYKGSVDLRYSDILYRDLSKGLEGLLLNSFLHLVYLVTPYDMVSQIKPEWMIYFSQLTKLSAAEQKMAATIGVPESFLVRKAAGQSVRKSIDPAVVNRLYLALVLYSLLNETNVWNVSDRFQLTRGLIQTLVSSASAFCSCVLHFTEELEEFWAYKALLTELTRRLTYCVQAELIPLMEVTGVMEFRAKQLYNAGYKSLAHLANADPNVLVKTVENLFKRQANQIVASAKMLLQEKAEALQEEVDELLMFPPDLPSA, from the exons ATGAGGTTGGTTCTG CTCCACATGCTTGGAGACGGCAGCAGAGGAGCGATTCTCGAGATGACTCTGGCCAAATTACTCTACATCAGCA AAAGCACACAAATCATTGGAATGAGTGCAACTCTGGGCAACGTAGCAGATCTCCTGAGTTTCCTGAAGGCTGAGAACTACACCAATGACTTCAGGCCT GTCCAGCTTAAGGAGTATGTGAAACTGAGGGACAGTATATATGAAATCGATCCTAAAGAGGAGCACTGCTTCTGCTTCTCACGTGTGCTGAATTTTAAG tACTCCAGCGGGATGCAGAAGCTGGATCCGGACCACATTATTGCTCTGGTTACTGAAGTGATCCCTCAACAGTCCTGTTTAATATTCTGTGCCACCAAGAAGAACTGCGAAAACATAGCTGGTATGATCTGCAAGTATCTGAATAA AGACTTCCTCAAGcacagagaggaggagaaagcgACTCTGCTCTCCGAGCTGAGGAACAGTGGGAATGGTGCGTTGTGTCCCGTGCTGCAGAAGACCGTGCCCTTCGGCCTGGCGTACCACCACAGCGGTCTGACCAGTGATGAAAGGAAGCTGCTGGAGGAGGCCTACTCATCCGGAGTGCTCTGTCTCCTCGCCTGCACCTCCACCCTGGCTGCGGGCATCAATCTCCCTGCTCGCAG GGTGATCCTGCGCTCCCCATACGTGGGAGCAGACTTCTTAAAGAGGAGTCAGTACAAGCAGATGGTGGGAAGAGCAGGTCGTGCTGGGATTGATTCAATGGGTGAGAGCATCGTCATCCTGCAGGACAAAGACAAGGAGAGG gTCAAAGAGCTAGTGTGTGCACCAGTGGAAAACTGTTACAGCAACCTGTTACATGATGGGAGTCACGGCCTTCTAAGTCTCATTCTCTCCCTCATTGGCCTTGAA ATCACATGCACTGTGGAGCAGGTCCTGGAGTTCATGTCCAGGACTTTACTCAGCATCCAGGAAACTCGGCTTTGTCTGCAGAAGAGTCTTAGTAAGCTTACAGTGGAGTCTATAGAGATACTGAATCAAAAGGGGCTCATCACCATGGCTTCTCACGAGCAATCGGTGCTGCGTGTCACCAAACTTGGAAGAGCAACATATAAAG GCTCAGTAGATCTGAGATACTCGGACATCCTCTACAGAGACTTGTCTAAAGGTCTGGAGGGTCTGCTGCTGAACAGTTTTCTGCATTTGGTGTATCTGGTCACTCCATATGACATGGTTTCCCAGATCAAACCAGAATGGATGATCTACTTCAGCCAG ttaACAAAGCTGTCTGCCGCTGAACAGAAGATGGCAGCCACTATTGGTGTGCCTGAGAGCTTCCTCGTTCGGAAAGCAGCTGGACAGAGTGTGAGGAAG agtatAGACCCTGCAGTGGTGAACAGACTGTACCTGGCTCTGGTGCTTTATTCTCTGCTGAATGAGACGAATGTGTGGAACGTCTCAGACAGATTTCAGCTGACGCGAGGCCTCATTCAGACCCTCGTCAGTTCCGCCTCAGCCTTCTGCTCCTGTGTGCTGCATTTCACTGAG GAGCTGGAGGAGTTTTGGGCCTATAAAGCTCTTCTCACTGAGCTGACCCGCAGACTGACCTACTGTGTACAGGCTGAGCTCATTCCACTGATGGAGGTCACTGGAGTCATGGAG TTCCGTGCCAAGCAGCTGTATAATGCTGGGTATAAATCTCTGGCTCATCTGGCCAACGCTGACCCGAACGTGCTGGTGAAAACTGTGGAGAATCTTTTTAAGAGGCAAGCGAATCAGATTGTGGCCTCAGCAAAA ATGCTGTTACAGGAGAAGGCAGAAGCTCTGCAGGAGGAGGTTGACGAGCTGCTGATGTTCCCTCCTGACCTCCCGTCTGCCTAA
- the hpse gene encoding heparanase — MMMRNSGSWNRFVAFAHFVTFSVLLKTFLVSAVVLNSVNVEIDLSRLARKVDERFLSVTIDASLVAEEKFMFLLGSPKLRTLAKALTPAFLRFGGTEQDFMKFKPQSEYYMTKSYSGDYFPHLGPACSKYELPPLLEEELKRDWAVQALLLRQEDVQGKYKQVDFSEHAVDLLYSFVNCSGLELIFGLNALLRSPENMWDSQNAELLLNYCERQQYKMSWELGNEPNSYEKKAGIRVNGSQLGEDFIHLRKILRKSELYSSSGLYGPDISQPRDHRKDLLTGFLESGAEAIDACTWHHYYVNGRDASLDDFLDPKVLDMLADKTDEVLKIVNSLSPGKKVWLGETSSAYGGGAFGLSDTFVAGFMWLDKLGLAAKLGLDVVMRQVLIGSGTYHLVDNNLDPLPDYWLSVLYKRLIGPEVLTVQVPSGSGRQKQLLRVYLHCTNKESYTYRKGAVTLFTLNLSKKQMVIKLPKIVSNSTVEVFVLQAAEPGEDGLRSRSVRLNGDVLKMVDERTLPSLHGVELPPGDHLKLPALSFAFYVLKQAAAPLC; from the exons ATGATGATGCGAAATTCAGGATCCTGGAACCGATTCGTAGCTTTTGCGCATTTCGTTACGTTTTCTGTGCTTTTAAAAACATTCCTTGTGTCAGCAGTGgttttaaattctgtaaatgtggAAATAGATCTTTCTCGTCTGGCCAGAAAAGTGGATGAAAGGTTTCTGTCTGTGACTATAGATGCGAGTCTGGTGGCAGAGGAGAAATTCATGTTCCTTCTCGG CTCTCCAAAACTGAGGACCCTTGCCAAAGCTTTGACTCCTGCATTTCTGCGCTTTGGCGGGACTGAACAAGATTTTATGAAATTTAAGCCACAGAGTGAATATTACATGACTAAAAGCTACAGTGGAGATTATTTTCCTCATTTAG GACCTGCGTGTAGTAAATATGAGCTGCCACCATTGCTAGAAGAAGAGCTAAAGCGAGACTGGGCAGTACAGGCCTTACTCTTACGGCAGGAGGATGTGCAAGGAAAATACAAGCAAGTAGATTTTTCTG AACATGCCGTAGATCTGCTTTACTCTTTTGTGAACTGCTCGGGATTGGAGTTGATCTTTGGCTTAAATGCGCTGCTACGATCTCCTGAGAATATGTGGGACAGTCAGAATGCCGAGCTGCTGCTAAACTACTGTGAGCGACAGCAGTACAAGATGTCCTGGGAGCTGGGAAATG AACCCAACAGTTATGAGAAGAAGGCAGGGATCAGGGTGAACGGTTCCCAGCTTGGAGAGGATTTCATTCATCTGCGTAAAATCCTGCGGAAATCAGAACTGTACAGTTCCTCGGGTCTGTACGGACCTGATATCAGTCAGCCACGAGACCACCGCAAAGACCTCCTCACTGG gTTTTTGGAAAGCGGAGCTGAAGCCATTGATGCCTGTACCTGGCACCA TTATTATGTCAATGGAAGAGATGCATCTTTGGATGATTTCCTTGATCCCAAAGTTCTTGATATGCTGGCGGATAAAACAGACGAGGTCCTCAAG atTGTCAATTCTCTGTCTCCTGGAAAGAAAGTATGGCTTGGAGAGACAAGCTCAGCATACGGCGGTGGCGCATTCGGTCTCTCTGATACTTTTGTTGCTGGTTTTAT GTGGTTGGACAAATTGGGACTCGCGGCTAAGCTGGGATTGGACGTGGTCATGCGACAGGTGTTAATTGGCTCTGGGACGTATCACCTTGTGGATAATAATCTTGATCCACTTCCT GATTATTGGCTGTCGGTTCTGTACAAGAGACTCATAGGACCTGAAGTGCTGACAGTACAGGTTCCTTCAGGTTCAGGGAGGCAAAAGCAGCTCTTACGGGTATACCTTCATTGCACCAACAAAGAAAG TTATACTTACAGAAAAGGTGCAGTCACTTTGTTCACCTTAAACCTGAGCAAGAAGCAAATGGTGATCAAGCTGCCGAAAATCGTCTCCAACAGCACTGTTGAAGTATTTGTGCTCCAGGCAGCTGAGCCAGGGGAGGACGGCCTCCGTTCCAG ATCTGTCAGGCTGAACGGTGATGTGCTGAAAATGGTGGATGAAAGGACTCTTCCATCTCTTCATGGAGTTGAACTTCCTCCTGGAGATCATCTCAAGCTTCCTGCACTATCGTTTGCCTTCTACGTGCTGAAACAAGCTGCTGCTCCACTGTGCTAA
- the LOC113638669 gene encoding myosin light chain 5-like: MASRKTKKKEGGAKRAQRASSNVFSMFEQTQIQEFKEAFTLIDQNRDGFIDKEDLKDTYASLGKLNVKDNELEDMLKEASGPINFTMFLNLFGEKLHGTDPEDTILNAFKMFDPEAKGYIHTAELQHMLMTQADKFSAEEVCQMFQSSNIDTAGNLDYKSLCYIITHGEQQEE, encoded by the exons ATG GCCAGCAGGAAAACCAAGAAGAAGGAAGGAGGTGCAAAACGTGCTCAAAGGGCTTCTTCCAACGTGTTCTCTATGTTCGAGCAGACTCAGATCCAGGAATTTAAAGAG GCTTTTACACTGATCGATCAAAACAGAGATGGTTTCATTGACAAGGAGGACCTGAAAGACACATATGCATCTCTTG GTAAACTGAATGTCAAAGACAATGAACTAGAAGACATGCTTAAGGAAGCCAGTGGGCCAATCAATTTCACAATGTTCCTTAATCTGTTTGGAGAAAAACTGCATG GTACTGACCCAGAAGACACCATACTTAATGCTTTTAAGATGTTTGATCCTGAGGCCAAgggatacatacatacagctGA ATTACAACACATGCTTATGACGCAGGCAGACAAATTCAGTGCAGAGGAG GTATGTCAGATGTTCCAGTCCTCTAACATCGACACAGCAGGAAACCTGGATTACAAATCGCtctgttacatcattacacacgGAGAACAGCAGGAAGAGTGA